The following is a genomic window from Chryseobacterium ginsenosidimutans.
CAAAAGTTCTTCCTATTAAAGAAGACAGATGAATCAATGCAACTTCTTTCTCTTTTCTGCTGAATTTCTTTTCGCCTTTTACCACTTCTTCGATAATTTTAAAAGCACGAGTCGGTTTCCAGTTTTCATCTTGCATAAAAGCCAGATTACGAATTTTATCTGCTTCTATAAATAAGAAAGTTAAGTGGGTAAGAATATCATAAATCTCAGAACGTCCCAAAAGAACTTCAATATTCATCTGATGTTCGTCGATTCTATAACAGTTTCTTCTTCTCTTTTTAGGTACAATTGGTTCGAAACTTCCTTTATCAAAACCCTCATCTGATGTCAAATGAATAAAAGCACATTCTTCAATTCCCTCAGGAAGCCTGTCTAAAACATACATCAAACCATCTAATTCCAATTTACTAGGAACGCTCATCGTCCCATAAATCTCCGGATTAATTGTTTTTAACAAACTTCTAATGCTCTCCCCCGAAACACCGGCAGGTTTAAAAAAACCTCTATAAAAGAGGTGTCTCATAGAAATATACAATCTTTCAATTGCTTCCGTTGTTTCTCTTGCTCTAGATTTTGTCATAAAATAAATTTCACACAAATATACAAAATCTCCGCCCAACTTATTTTAAGTATCTTTTAACAAACGATTTAACATAACATATAATAGGTATCAATAAAATGTATTTGTTATTTAATATTATGATAACATTAGATATTAAATTTTTAGTTAAGAAATCAAATTAACCCCTTTTGAAATTAAAATCCTTGTTTAAAATTTAGTTAAAATTAAAATCACCCCTTAAATTTTTAGGGTAAAATAATTTTCGATTCATTTTTTTTGTAAATTTGCCCCGTAAAATTAAACCTAATATGTCAACTTTAAGATTCAAAGCGTTAGAAACTTTACCATTCAAGGACTTTAGAAGAGATAACTCGGTTGAAGTTCCTGTAAAATTGTCAGAATTATTCTGCCAGAATGTTTTCTCAGAAGAAACGATGAGAGAATATTTAACGAAAGACGCATTCCAATCTATTTTGGATGCAATGAAAAAAGGAACTAAAATCCAGAGACACATTGCAGATCAGGTAGCTGTAGCAATGAAAGACTGGGCAATGAGCAAAGGAGTGACTCACTACACTCACTGGTTTCAGCCTTTGACAGGAAGCACTGCAGAAAAGCACGATTCTTTTTTCACTCCAATTGAAGGTGGCAGAGCGATCGAAAGATTCAGCGGAAACTTATTGATTCAGCAGGAACCGGATGCATCTTCTTTCCCGAACGGTGGTATCAGAAACACTTTCGAAGCCAGAGGTTATACTGCTTGGGATCCTACTTCTCCGGCATTCATTATGGGAACTACATTATGTATTCCTTCTATTTTCATCTCTTATACTGGGGAGACTTTAGATTACAAAGCACCTCTTTTAAGAGCATTGAACGCCGTAGACGAAGCTGCAACAAACGTAATGCAGTATTTTGACAAAAACGTAACAAAAGTAACTCCTACTTTAGGTTGGGAGCAAGAATATTTCCTGGTTGATTCAGCATTGTATCAATCTCGTCCGGATTTAGTGTTAACAGGTAAAACTTTATTAGGACACTCTCCTGCAAAAGGACAGCAATTGGACGACCATTATTTCGGTTCAATCCCAACAAGAGTAATGAATTTCATGAAAGAGTTGGAAATTGAATGTATGAAATTGGGAATTCCTGTAACAACAAGACACAACGAGGTGGCTCCAAACCAATTTGAGCTTGCTCCCATGTTTGAAGAAGTAAACGTTGCCGTAGACCACAACTCTTTGTTGATGGACGTTATGGCAAGAATTGCTCACAGACACCATTTCCATATTTTATTTCACGAAAAACCATTCGCAGGAGTAAACGGAAGCGGAAAGCACAACAATTGGTCTTTAGCAACTGATACAGGTGAAAACTTATTAAGCCCTGGAAAAAATCCTAAGAAAAATTTACAGTTCTTAACGTTCTTCGTTAATACCATTAAAGCTGTTCACGAATATGCTGACCTTTTAAGAGCAAGCATCGCTTCTGCAAGCAATGACCACAGATTGGGCGCAAACGAAGCTCCACCTGCAATTATTTCTGTATTTATCGGAAGTCAGTTGTTCAGAGTATTGGAAGAATTAGAAAAAGTAACGGAAGGAAAACTTTCACCAGACGAAAAAACAGACTTAAAACTAAATGTAGTTGGAAAAATCCCTGAAATTTTGTTGGATAACACCGACAGAAACAGAACTTCTCCATTCGCATTTACAGGAAATAAATTTGAGATCAGAGCAGTTGGATCTTCTGCAAACTGTGCAGAATCTATGACGGTAATGAACACCATTGCGGCAAAACAGTTAGGTGATTTCAAAAAAGAAGTTGATGCTTTAATTGAAACAGGTCTTAAAAAAGACGAAGCTATCTTTAATGTATTAAGAGAATACATCAAACAATGTAAAAACATCATGTTTGAAGGAGACGGATATTCTGATGACTGGGCTCTGGAAGCTGAAAAAAGAGGGTTGAACAACCTAAAAACAACCCCTGAAGCTCTTAAACAGGAAATGGATGAGAAATTCTTAGCTCTTTATGAAGAAATGGGAATTTTCACGCACAGAGAGGTTGAGGCAAGAAACGAAATCAAATTAGAAAAATATTCTACCGTTATTGATATTGAAGCAAGAGTATTAAGTGATATCGCAAGAAACCACATTATTCCTTCCGCTTTAAATTATCAAAACAGATTAATTGAAAATGTAAGAGGTCTTAAAGAAATTTTTGAAGATAAAGAATTCAAAAAATTGGCAAAAGAGCAAATGAGCCTGATCGCTAACATTTCTGAAAACATTTCTACAATTAAATTAGGTGTTGAAGATCTTATGAAGGCAAGAGAAGCTGCAAAAGCCGTATCAGAAAGTCAAAAGCAAGCAGAAGATTACTGCAACAAAGTAATCCCATTATTTGAAGCTATAAGAGATGCTTCTGATGATTTGGAAATGATGGTTGATGACGAACTTTGGCCACTGACGAAATACAGAGAAATGTTATTTACGAAGTAACATTTGTAAAGTTCCATATTAGTGAAACTCCTCGATTTTCGGGGAGTTTTTTGTTTTTTTAACACTCCTGAAAAGTAGAGTTTTAAAACTTCAACTATGATAAATAAAGGAAATATCAATTATTATGTTAAAGAATCTTAATAAAAAAAACCGCAGACTCACCTAAAATAGGGCGTTGCGGTTTGTTTTTTTTTAACATACTTAAATAATATGTTAAAATGTGTTAAATAAGGAACCTGACAATTATCATATCAAGGCTCTTTTACTCGGAATACATATTTTTGTAATGCTTTTGAAAAATACTATCCTATTTATTTAACACGATAATCAAATATATATGAAGAAAAGAGTTTTGTTTTATTTAGTTGCCTTAGTTTCTACTGTATCGTTACAATCGTGTGTTACTAATTACGTAGTTTCAAAACCAGCAACTTATGCTAAAGAATACAAAACAGATGCCAAACTAGCTTCCATTGAGACAAACAAAATGGAGCAGGATAAGCAGAAATTAATCAACTCATTTCTTGCTGAAAAGGCAGCTACTTTAGTAAATGCAAAAAATACAATCAAAAATTCTGACATTGCAAAGTCAATCAGACACAATAAAACGATCGACGGTATCTTAACTGAAGCTCAAACCTACCTTGGAACTCCTTACAGATATGGAGGAATGACAAGAAATGGTATTGACTGTTCAGCATTTGTTCTTTCAGTTTTCGGTGCTGCTGCAGGTCTTAACTTACCAAGAGTAGCAGCTTCTCAGTCTCAGGAAGGAGAAAAAATAGAAAAAGAAAATCTTCAGAAAGGAGATTTGATATTCTTCTCTCACGGTAAAAGAATTTCACATGTTGGTATTGTAGAGAGTGTAACTGAAGATGGTGAAGTAAAATTCATCCATGCAGCTACATCAAAAGGAGTAATGATTTCTTCGCTGAATGATTCTTATTGGGGACCTAAATACAGATTCGGGAAAAGAATTATCAACGAAAACGGAGAGGCTTACAACAATCTTGCAACTACAACTCCAGCATCAAACGGAACAAGTTTTTAATTTTAAATAATTGATTTAAATAATGAAACCATCAAAATTTTTGATGGTTTTTTTATTGTAGCCGTTAATCTCTATAATCAACTGTTTTTATCAATTTCAATATTAAAATTACGAAGAAGACCGTAGACTTCAGAAAGTGAAAATTTTGCCTGTTTAAGCTTGTTTAAAGATGGATTAATAGAATAATTGAATGCATTTCTAAAATCTGCTTTTTCAAGGTTTGAATTTTCAAAAACAGCTCCGGACAAATCACATCCAGTGAATATTGCATTTGATATATCACAATCTGCGAAATCAACTTCAATTAACTTTGAGTTTTTAAATGAAGTTCTCTTAATTGATGTTTTGTAAAAGATAGAATTATTTAATGAACAGCTCTCAAACTTAAATGAAAGCCCAAATTCATTGCATTCGTTAAATTGAAGCCCGAACATTTTACATTCTTTAAAAATAACATTATTAAAGGCTGTTCTAACAAGCTTTGCCATACTTATATTACACCCTATAAATTCGCAATCATTAAAATTAAAACCTGAAAAATCGAAATATTCAAAATTACAATTTTGAAATGTACAGTTTTCATATTCTCCTTTTTGTAATTCGGATTGAGAAAATTCTGTGTTTTCAAAATCTTGATCCGAAATATAAACTTCTTTCATTATTAAGTTTCGTGTATGGTTGATTTTCCGCAGACTTACGGATTTAAAAATTTACTTTTTTTAGCTTCAGTATTTAAACCAGGCTGTTTTTATCAGAATAATTCAATTTAAAGAAAATAAAAGTCATCATAGAAAAGGCAAGCAGCGAACTCCCACCGTAACTAAAGAATGGCAGCGGAATACCTACAGTCGGGAAAAGCCCCATAACCATGCCTAAATTGATTGTAAAGTGCATTAAAAGGATTGAGGCAAAACAGTAACCAAAGACGCGATTAAAACCGGATTTCTGCTGTTCTGCAAGATAATAGATCCTTCCGATGAAAACCATGTAAGAAAGAATCAGAACAGCACTTCCTACAAATCCCCATTCTTCACCTACTGTACAAAAAATATAGTCAGTCTCCTGTTCGGGAACGAATTTTCCCTGAGTAACTGAACCTTCACGATATCCTTTCCCCAAAAGCCCACCCGAACCGATCGCCGTTTTAGAATATAATAAGTTGTAACCTGAAGTATCACGAAATGCTTTTTCGCCCTTATAAAGAACCTCAATTCTTTCTCTCTGGTGTTTTGGAAGCTTTTCTAAAATATAAGGGGAACCGAAAGCCAGCCCGCATAAAATGACAACAGAGCCAACAATACTAGAAATAGAAATAACATTCCAGGACATTTTATAGTAATTCATTGCGATCCAGCCACCGACAATCAATACAATTGCACCAGCAACATAAATAGGATCTATTGCTAAGGAAATCAGGAAAACGCCAGCAAAGAGAAATCCAACTCCAAATAATAGTCCATTTAAACCTTCACGATATAATGCGATAAAAAAAGCAATAAAAACCAACATAGACCCCACATCGGGAATCGCTAAAACCACCACCGCAGGAATTCCTATAATAGCTAATGTTGTGTAAAGTGATTTTTTATTTTTTAAATTAAATTCAGGCCCTGAAACATAATTAGCAAGCATTAAGGCGGTTCCAATCTTGGCAAATTCTACCGGCTGCATGGTGAAACTTCCGAATTTGTACCAGTTTTTCTGTCCTAGAATTTCTTTACCAAAAGGAAAAAGACCGATGAGAAGCAATACACCGCCAATGTAAATGATTCCCGACATATTTTCGAAGAATTTACTTCTTCCCACAAAAATAATAAGTCCGACAAACAAGGAAATACAGAAGAAAATCAATTGTTTTTCTCCCAGTTTTTGATCTACACTGTAAATATTTGCAATTGCGAAAATGCAAAGCAAGAAATACAGTCCGAGACCTAATTTATCTATTCCTTCTGCCCATTTCATTCCTTTACAGGTTTAGTAGTTTTATTTTTTTTAGTTTCTATATCTATCTGCTTCTGCAATTTTGCTTTCTGCTCTTTAATGAAATTCAAACTGTCGAGAACTCTTTTTTGTTTTCCAGAATCCAATGCAGGATCTTTGTAAAGACCTTTACGCTTCAAATCTGCGATCCATTGTCTTTTATATTCAGGCATGAAACTCGCTCCCGTCATTTTTTTGTAAAGATTTTCACGTTTCAGATCTCCTGTAATATATTTTTCAGCGATAACGGTAGAAGCCGGACCTGCCCAGGTTGCTCCGAATCCTGCGTGTTCCATTACAGCTACAACAACGATTTTGGGTTTATCTGCAGGAGCAATCAACACAAAAATTGAATTATCTTTTCCTTGTGGAACCTGTGCTGTACCTGTTTTTGCCAACATCGTAAAGTCATTTGATTTCAGACTGTGAGCTGTACCCCTCAGAACCACCGCTTCCATACCTTTTAATACCGGTTCAAAATGCTTCGGATCGACTAAAGTTTTATGTTTTACTTTAAATCTTTTATCTGGATTTGGTTTTCCGTCAATAGCTTTCACGATATGTGGAGTATAATACCATCCTTTATTTGCGATTGCCCCTACATAATTTGCCAACTGAAGAGGAGTAACCATCACATCGCCCTGCCCCATTCCGTTGAATACCGCACCTGTCGCCAAAGGATCCCAGTTTTTATAATCTTTCTTTGAACCACTGGCTTTAAGAATAGATTTCATTCTTTTTTCATAAAATTCTCCGGAAGGAATTCTCCCTTTTGCTCCCACCGCGAAATCATTATTTAAAAATTCACCTACTCCAAAACTGCTCATAATTGCCTTCCATTCATCTACACCTTTTGAAGGATTTCCGGGGTATTTATTCACAATTGCTAAATATGCATAAGAAAAATAACAGTTACTTGAAATCTGAATCGCAGGAATAAGCGGATCTGCACCACCATGTCCTTTAATTCTCAATCCTCTGTAATTAAACCCTCCACCACACGGAAAAACCGTATTTTCATCCATCACGCCCATTTGCATTGCAGACAGAGCCGTAAGCAGTTTAAATGTTGATCCTGGAGGATAACCCGCCTGTAAAGCACGGTCGAAAGTGGGTTTATTTTCGTAGAGTGTATCTTTTGATAATGCGTATAGGTTTTTTGATTTATTGGGACCTGTAAAAAGGTTAGGATCGATATCCGGCCCGGTTGCTGCAACCAGAACCTCTCCGTTATTAGGATCTAAAGCCACAATGGCGCCATGTTTATTGACCATCATTTCTTCAGCCATTCGCTGGAGGTCATAATCGATTGTTAATGTAATATCTTTTCCTGTGATAACATCTTTATCCAGAGATCCGTTTTTATAAGGTCCGACATTTCGAAGCTTAATATCTTTTTGAATGTACTTCATGCCTTTTATTCCACGAAGCTGTTTTTCATATGCTTTTTCAATTCCTGTTTTACCGATAAAATCTCCTGGCAAATAATAGGCTGAATCTTTTTTTATTTCTTTTTCATTAACCTCACTTGTGTATCCCAGAAGGTTTCCGGAAGTAGAAACTTCATACTGCCGCTGAGGTCTGGAAACAATGCTGAATGCAGGATATTTAAATATAATCTCCTGAACCCTTGCAATATCTTCCCTGCTCAGATCCTTCATAAAAGTCATCGGAGTCAGTTTAGAATAATATTTCTCTTTCTTAATAATATTGATCCTATTAATTAAATCTGTTTTAGAGATTTTCATTAAATTACAGAAAGCTACCGTATCAAAATCCGGCTTCATTAACGCTTGGGTAAACGAGATTTCGTAAGCAGGCTGGTTTCCAACCATAATCTTTCCATTCCGGTCGAAAATGACTCCTCTTTGAGGAATAACATATTCAATTTTAATGGAAGTATTCGCTGCATTCAGGGCATAACGATCTGTAAACAACTGTAAATAAGAAAGCCTCGCCACGAAAATCAGGGCGATTACTGCGAGAGCGGAAAAAATTTTTAAATAACGTGTGTTCAAACTTTTTGTTTGATTTTAAATATTAATGCGTAAATAACTATAAATATAAATGAAATTACACTAGTTACCAATACATTAACTAATATTTCAAAAAATCTACTCAACTTAAAGAATTCTATATATTGTACTAAAAGCTGATGCAGAAAGATACTCGAGAATAAAAACAGCAAAAACTGTGTCCATTGAAGGGATTGAAAAGAGAAAAAATCTGTAGAAGTATCTGTAGAAGTTCTGAAAATCAAGGTTCTGAAATAGGCAATAAGAGTTGTTGCAAAAGCATTAATTCCCCAAGAATTGAGAAACGCGTCAACCGATAAACCAATCAGGAAACTTAAAGCTAAAAACTGAAATTTATTTCTGAAAAAAGGATAAAACATAACAAATACAGGATACAGC
Proteins encoded in this region:
- a CDS encoding glutamine synthetase III family protein; this encodes MSTLRFKALETLPFKDFRRDNSVEVPVKLSELFCQNVFSEETMREYLTKDAFQSILDAMKKGTKIQRHIADQVAVAMKDWAMSKGVTHYTHWFQPLTGSTAEKHDSFFTPIEGGRAIERFSGNLLIQQEPDASSFPNGGIRNTFEARGYTAWDPTSPAFIMGTTLCIPSIFISYTGETLDYKAPLLRALNAVDEAATNVMQYFDKNVTKVTPTLGWEQEYFLVDSALYQSRPDLVLTGKTLLGHSPAKGQQLDDHYFGSIPTRVMNFMKELEIECMKLGIPVTTRHNEVAPNQFELAPMFEEVNVAVDHNSLLMDVMARIAHRHHFHILFHEKPFAGVNGSGKHNNWSLATDTGENLLSPGKNPKKNLQFLTFFVNTIKAVHEYADLLRASIASASNDHRLGANEAPPAIISVFIGSQLFRVLEELEKVTEGKLSPDEKTDLKLNVVGKIPEILLDNTDRNRTSPFAFTGNKFEIRAVGSSANCAESMTVMNTIAAKQLGDFKKEVDALIETGLKKDEAIFNVLREYIKQCKNIMFEGDGYSDDWALEAEKRGLNNLKTTPEALKQEMDEKFLALYEEMGIFTHREVEARNEIKLEKYSTVIDIEARVLSDIARNHIIPSALNYQNRLIENVRGLKEIFEDKEFKKLAKEQMSLIANISENISTIKLGVEDLMKAREAAKAVSESQKQAEDYCNKVIPLFEAIRDASDDLEMMVDDELWPLTKYREMLFTK
- a CDS encoding C40 family peptidase, with translation MKKRVLFYLVALVSTVSLQSCVTNYVVSKPATYAKEYKTDAKLASIETNKMEQDKQKLINSFLAEKAATLVNAKNTIKNSDIAKSIRHNKTIDGILTEAQTYLGTPYRYGGMTRNGIDCSAFVLSVFGAAAGLNLPRVAASQSQEGEKIEKENLQKGDLIFFSHGKRISHVGIVESVTEDGEVKFIHAATSKGVMISSLNDSYWGPKYRFGKRIINENGEAYNNLATTTPASNGTSF
- a CDS encoding pentapeptide repeat-containing protein codes for the protein MKEVYISDQDFENTEFSQSELQKGEYENCTFQNCNFEYFDFSGFNFNDCEFIGCNISMAKLVRTAFNNVIFKECKMFGLQFNECNEFGLSFKFESCSLNNSIFYKTSIKRTSFKNSKLIEVDFADCDISNAIFTGCDLSGAVFENSNLEKADFRNAFNYSINPSLNKLKQAKFSLSEVYGLLRNFNIEIDKNS
- the rodA gene encoding rod shape-determining protein RodA, which gives rise to MKWAEGIDKLGLGLYFLLCIFAIANIYSVDQKLGEKQLIFFCISLFVGLIIFVGRSKFFENMSGIIYIGGVLLLIGLFPFGKEILGQKNWYKFGSFTMQPVEFAKIGTALMLANYVSGPEFNLKNKKSLYTTLAIIGIPAVVVLAIPDVGSMLVFIAFFIALYREGLNGLLFGVGFLFAGVFLISLAIDPIYVAGAIVLIVGGWIAMNYYKMSWNVISISSIVGSVVILCGLAFGSPYILEKLPKHQRERIEVLYKGEKAFRDTSGYNLLYSKTAIGSGGLLGKGYREGSVTQGKFVPEQETDYIFCTVGEEWGFVGSAVLILSYMVFIGRIYYLAEQQKSGFNRVFGYCFASILLMHFTINLGMVMGLFPTVGIPLPFFSYGGSSLLAFSMMTFIFFKLNYSDKNSLV
- a CDS encoding peptidoglycan D,D-transpeptidase FtsI family protein translates to MNTRYLKIFSALAVIALIFVARLSYLQLFTDRYALNAANTSIKIEYVIPQRGVIFDRNGKIMVGNQPAYEISFTQALMKPDFDTVAFCNLMKISKTDLINRINIIKKEKYYSKLTPMTFMKDLSREDIARVQEIIFKYPAFSIVSRPQRQYEVSTSGNLLGYTSEVNEKEIKKDSAYYLPGDFIGKTGIEKAYEKQLRGIKGMKYIQKDIKLRNVGPYKNGSLDKDVITGKDITLTIDYDLQRMAEEMMVNKHGAIVALDPNNGEVLVAATGPDIDPNLFTGPNKSKNLYALSKDTLYENKPTFDRALQAGYPPGSTFKLLTALSAMQMGVMDENTVFPCGGGFNYRGLRIKGHGGADPLIPAIQISSNCYFSYAYLAIVNKYPGNPSKGVDEWKAIMSSFGVGEFLNNDFAVGAKGRIPSGEFYEKRMKSILKASGSKKDYKNWDPLATGAVFNGMGQGDVMVTPLQLANYVGAIANKGWYYTPHIVKAIDGKPNPDKRFKVKHKTLVDPKHFEPVLKGMEAVVLRGTAHSLKSNDFTMLAKTGTAQVPQGKDNSIFVLIAPADKPKIVVVAVMEHAGFGATWAGPASTVIAEKYITGDLKRENLYKKMTGASFMPEYKRQWIADLKRKGLYKDPALDSGKQKRVLDSLNFIKEQKAKLQKQIDIETKKNKTTKPVKE
- a CDS encoding rod shape-determining protein MreD, producing MISRTLFTDILIMIFLVALQIFVLNRITIFGKYTPVLYPVFVMFYPFFRNKFQFLALSFLIGLSVDAFLNSWGINAFATTLIAYFRTLIFRTSTDTSTDFFSFQSLQWTQFLLFLFSSIFLHQLLVQYIEFFKLSRFFEILVNVLVTSVISFIFIVIYALIFKIKQKV